The Alnus glutinosa chromosome 1, dhAlnGlut1.1, whole genome shotgun sequence region TACACATGTAACACAAAACCCAGCACTCAATTGATTCTCAAACAACTATATCGTGCCCATTCGAGTGATTTTCTAAAAAACTGAGCACTTCCTACCCAGCAAAATTCATTGCTTTTATGCAGTCATTAAGGAATAGATGATAATTACCAGCTGGGGCGGTATTGCGGAAGGCAAAACAGAGCGCGAGGCCCTCTTGGCACGCTTGGAGACTTTCTTGAGCATGCTTTGCAGGAACCTGATCAACAAATCAACGCTGCTTTCTGTGTCTTCCTCGTCGCTCTCGTCCTCGACCACATCATCACCTTCAAAGAAATCCCCATCAATCTCCTCTGCTTCTTCGCCCGTTGAAGTGTTAAGCTGAGACCATACACCATCCTAACAGTCAACTCCAATTTCTAACTGCTGAGTGTCCGTGCGTGTGTCAGCGCGTGcttgttggagagagagagagagagagagagagagagaaagagacctGGCTTTGGCAAATGCTGATTATGGGCTTTATACGATGGGTGTGGTGGTGGTGAGGGAAGGAGAAAATTGCCGACGGTGAGAGCGAGGAGTGGAGGTGCGTGATGTTGATCAACGGGGATAACGTTGCTGCTCCTGCCATTATCGTTCGACTCGGATTACAAGCGGTACTACGAAGCTTTAGCATATTTCTTGGGCCGGGTTTTCGTCAGAACAAGCCCAAGTCCATTGAGTGGATCGATCAACCATTGTCTTTCCCttcttgaaagttgaaacccaTGGCCACATTTAtgttgaagaaaagaaaaagaatatgccAATTGATTATATAATTTTCtgagataaaattaaatactGCAATATTTTGTTAAGATTAGTAGGGATTAGCTTGTTTTAACATAATTTGGTAGGATTATCAATTGATCCGATCTATTCAAATAGATCTATATCCatgaaaataccaaaaagttaaaaaccGTTTTCATGTTTTCGTAAATTGATGAGGCCAAATTATAAATATCTTTAGTTACGATATTGAATTAccataaataaaattgattttataggttacaaataatgaaaattttatattgtCAATATAAACAgtaaatttcatatattttcatTGCTATCTCTTATATTATACCTCTTTAGTATTGAATATTTCAATTATTAAGAATTATtatgtataaaaataagttattttctagttatcaattaatatattttcgtCTTATCAtagttttcttatttatttatttatattgaaataaTCGTCTTATCATAGTTTATCCTTCGTTCTTTTTTGGTATAATGTTCATAGTTAACCACAACTATAGGGCCAGTGTctataaaactactttttgaatttttttttttgaaaaagtacacataacttcCTCGAATTACCActttattgtcaatgtaccccataaattaccaattgtgtcaatgtccatctcaaactatcaaaaaatgtcaatgtccccttaagaccaataaaaagataa contains the following coding sequences:
- the LOC133858436 gene encoding protein SHORT HYPOCOTYL IN WHITE LIGHT 1, encoding MAGAATLSPLINITHLHSSLSPSAIFSFPHHHHTHRIKPIISICQSQLNTSTGEEAEEIDGDFFEGDDVVEDESDEEDTESSVDLLIRFLQSMLKKVSKRAKRASRSVLPSAIPPQLVSFAVDGILLLGSLSILKALLEVICTLGGSVFVVILLLRVIWAAVSYFQSSGSSFNRGGSSFGTTQPVA